One genomic region from Mangifera indica cultivar Alphonso chromosome 17, CATAS_Mindica_2.1, whole genome shotgun sequence encodes:
- the LOC123201021 gene encoding aspartyl protease family protein At5g10770-like, with amino-acid sequence MASTVSFVLLLLLLSSCLVCCLKNGYAFEEKDGHHHNHSYAIQPTSLLQSPVCDPSTKANERTSSLKVVHRHGPCFDHNGDEANYSPSHAEILQHDQARVNSIHSKVSFRKSRQVDRKKASDGTTIPAKDGSSMGTGNYIVTIGLGTPKKFLSLIFDTGSDLTWTQCKPCVKHCYSQDDPIYDSTASKTYTNVSCSSAMCGELVSATGNSLDCASSTCVYGIGYGDSSFSVGFFSTDTLTITSTDVFKNFYFGCGQNNRGLFGRTAGLLGLGRNPISLVSQTATKYKKLFSYCLPSSASSTGHLTFGNSDASLSKAVKFTPLSALTEGTSFYGLDMVGLSVGGKNLSIPESIFSNGAIIDSGTVITRLPPAAYSSLRSTFRKLMAAYPRAPALSLLDTCYDFTDYSSVDVPTISFFFKGDVEVSIDVTGILYVNSLSQVCLAVAGNSDAREVAIFANTQQKTIEVVYDSARGRVGFAPMGCS; translated from the exons ATGGCCAGTACTGTttcttttgttcttcttcttcttcttctttcatcatGCCTTGTTTGCTGCCTGAAGAATGGCTATgcttttgaagaaaaagatggACATCATCATAATCATTCATACGCCATACAACCCACCTCTCTTTTGCAGTCACCTGTTTGCGATCCTTCCACCAAAG CCAATGAAAGGACGTCGTCTCTGAAAGTAGTACACAGGCACGGCCCATGTTTTGATCACAATGGAGATGAAGCAAATTACTCTCCATCTCACGCTGAGATTCTCCAACACGACCAAGCCCGAGTTAACTCAATTCATTCAAAAGTCTCTTTCAGGAAGTCACGCCAAGTTGACAGAAAGAAAGCAAGCGATGGCACCACAATCCCAGCAAAGGATGGTTCCTCAATGGGAACTGGCAATTACATTGTCACCATTGGCCTCGGCACTCCAAAGAAATTTCTGTCGCTGATTTTTGACACGGGTAGCGACCTTACTTGGACCCAATGCAAGCCTTGCGTCAAACATTGTTATTCTCAGGACGACCCAATATACGACTCTACTGCCTCCAAAACATATACCAATGTTTCTTGCTCATCAGCTATGTGCGGTGAGCTCGTGTCTGCCACAG GCAATTCTCTCGATTGTGCATCTTCAACATGTGTCTATGGAATCGGATACGGAGACAGTTCATTCTCCGTTGGATTTTTCAGCACGGATACACTTACCATAACCTCTACAGATGTTTTCAAGAACTTCTACTTCGGTTGCGGCCAAAACAACCGTGGCCTATTCGGCAGGACAGCCGGTTTGCTTGGTCTTGGCCGGAACCCAATCTCTTTAGTCTCCCAAACTGccacaaaatacaaaaaattattctctTACTGCCTGCCTTCGTCAGCCAGCTCAACAGGCCACCTCACTTTCGGAAATTCCGATGCCAGCCTCTCGAAAGCAGTAAAATTCACCCCACTCTCCGCTCTCACTGAGGGCACATCTTTTTACGGCCTCGACATGGTTGGACTCAGCGTTGGTGGTAAAAATCTATCCATTCCCGAGTCAATTTTTTCAAACGGTGCAATCATCGACTCAGGCACCGTCATAACTCGCCTTCCACCGGCCGCCTACTCCTCCTTGCGCTCAACGTTCCGTAAATTGATGGCTGCTTATCCAAGAGCTCCCGCTCTATCGTTGCTCGACACGTGCTACGATTTCACTGATTATAGTTCTGTCGATGTGCCCACGATTAGCTTCTTTTTCAAAGGTGATGTTGAGGTGAGCATTGACGTGACAGGAATTCTGTATGTGAACAGTCTGTCGCAGGTGTGTTTGGCAGTGGCCGGCAATAGTGATGCACGCGAGGTAGCCATATTTGCGAACACTCAGCAGAAGACTATCGAAGTGGTGTATGATAGCGCTAGAGGAAGAGTTGGGTTTGCTCCAATGGGCTGCAGCTAG
- the LOC123200636 gene encoding probable protein phosphatase 2C 59, which yields MGYLNAVLSSSSQAQVHSVDAPVSGGGLSQNGKFSYGYASSPGKRSSMEDFYETRIDGVEGEIVGLFGVFDGHGGARAAEYVKQNLFSNLIQHPKFISDTKSAISDAYSHTDSEFLKSENTHNRDAGSTASTAILVGDRLLVANVGDSRAVICRGGNAVAVSRDHKPDQSDERQRIEDAGGFVMWAGTWRVGGVLAVSRAFGDRLLKQYVVADPEIQEEKVDSSLEFLILASDGLWDVVTNEEAVAMIKPIQDPEEAAKRLMLEAYQRGSADNITCVVVRFLANQGGSSRGSSA from the exons ATGGGTTATCTTAACGCAGTCTTGTCGTCTTCAAGCCAGGCTCAAGTTCATTCTGTTGATGCGCCAGTTAGCGGAGGCGGCCTTAG TCAAAATGGAAAGTTCAGCTATGGATATGCAAGCTCTCCAGGGAAAAGATCATCAATGGAAGACTTTTATGAAACAAGAATTGATGGTGTTGAAGGAGAGATAGTTGGTCTCTTCGGAGTTTTTGATG GTCATGGGGGTGCACGAGCTGCTGAGTATGTGAAGCAAAACCTTTTCAGTAATCTGATCCAGCACCCAAAGTTTATCTCTGATACTAAATCAGCTATAT CTGATGCATACAGTCACACAGACTCAGAATTTCTGAAATCAGAAAATACTCATAATAGGGATGCTGGATCAACTGCTTCCACAGCCATCCTTGTTGGTGATCGTTTACTCGTCGCAAATGTCGGGGATTCCAGAGCTGTTATATGCAGAGGTGGAAATG CTGTTGCTGTATCTCGAGATCACAAGCCAGACCAATCTGATGAACGTCAACGGATTGAGGATGCAGGTGGATTTGTGATGTGGGCTG GAACTTGGAGAGTGGGAGGTGTTCTTGCAGTTTCTCGTGCATTTGGTGATAGGCTTTTGAAGCAGTATGTTGTTGCCGATCCTGAAATTCAG gaGGAGAAGGTTGACAGTTCTCTTGAGTTTCTTATCCTTGCTAGTGATGGATTGTGGGATGTTGTCACAAACGAG GAAGCTGTTGCAATGATTAAACCAATCCAGGATCCGGAGGAGGCAGCAAAGAGGCTGATGCTGGAGGCATATCAGAGAGGCAGCGCAGACAATATCACTTGTGTTGTTGTTCGCTTCCTTGCTAATCAGGGTGGTTCATCTCGTGGCAGCTCTGCATAA
- the LOC123200730 gene encoding protein ENHANCED DISEASE RESISTANCE 2-like yields the protein MCPSKQKHRISCTQQHATKSSSNPTPDWVTETIAGGSLRLVDLHTGVNGWASPPGEVFSLRWKNYFTKRQKSPGGDYLLSPVGMDWLRSSTKLDNVLARSDNRVAHALGKAQSLGKSLKSFIFAVNLQVPGKDQHSAVFYFATEDPIPSGSLLHRFINGDDAFRNQRFKIVNRIVKGPWIVKKAVGNYGACLLGKALTCNYHRGHNYLEIDVDITSSTIASAILHLALGYVTCVTIDMGFLVEAQAEDELPERLVGAVRVCQMEMSSAFVVDSPHVVTNARGLGPAKVNHHQKSGEDGGGENEDKKC from the coding sequence ATGTGCCCTTCAAAGCAAAAGCATCGGATATCATGCACCCAACAACACGCCACCAAATCTTCCTCAAACCCAACTCCCGATTGGGTCACCGAGACAATTGCCGGCGGTTCCCTTCGCCTTGTCGACCTCCACACCGGAGTCAATGGCTGGGCTTCACCGCCCGGGGAAGTCTTCTCCCTGCGCTGGAAAAACTACTTTACAAAACGACAAAAATCACCCGGCGGTGATTATCTTCTCTCTCCGGTCGGCATGGACTGGCTCAGGTCCAGCACCAAACTCGATAACGTACTTGCCCGCTCCGACAACCGTGTAGCTCACGCTCTCGGAAAAGCGCAATCTCTGGGTAAGTCATTGAAGAGTTTCATCTTCGCTGTCAATCTTCAAGTTCCGGGCAAGGACCAACACAGCGCTGTATTTTATTTCGCCACGGAAGATCCTATCCCCTCCGGTTCGTTACTTCACCGGTTTATCAACGGAGACGACGCGTTTAGGAACCAGCGGTTTAAGATCGTGAACAGAATCGTGAAAGGGCCGTGGATCGTGAAAAAAGCGGTGGGAAATTACGGTGCGTGTTTGCTAGGCAAAGCTCTGACGTGTAATTACCATAGAGGACATAACTATTTGGAGATTGACGTGGATATCACTAGCTCGACGATCGCCAGTGCGATTTTGCACTTGGCTTTGGGATACGTGACGTGCGTCACGATAGACATGGGGTTTCTGGTGGAGGCGCAAGCAGAGGATGAATTGCCGGAGAGGTTAGTTGGTGCAGTTAGGGTTTGCCAGATGGAAATGTCTTCGGCATTTGTAGTTGACTCGCCACATGTTGTGACAAATGCGCGTGGGTTGGGTCCAGCCAAGGTTAATCACCATCAGAAATCCGGTGAAGACGGCGGCGGTGAAAACGAGGATAAAAAATGTTga
- the LOC123200731 gene encoding uncharacterized protein LOC123200731, whose protein sequence is MANEQQILRPWFLDLVPYLVVLLIVVHVFALAYWIYRLATDRQPQRRKAH, encoded by the exons ATGGCGAATGAGCAACAGATTTTGCGGCCATGGTTCCTCGACTTGGTACCGTACCTGGTGGTTCTGTTAATTGTCGTTCATGTCTTCGCTTTG GCTTACTGGATTTACAGATTAGCAACTGATAGACAGCCTCAGCGACGAAAGGCGCACTAA